A portion of the Sandaracinobacteroides saxicola genome contains these proteins:
- a CDS encoding division plane positioning ATPase MipZ: protein MSAPHVIVFANEKGGSGKSTSAVHVAVALLTLGHEVAAVDLDSRQRTTARYMENRADYARRKGLALAVPPVRVLEEGDEAGLAAAIEGAPRFLIVDTPGRDSALAVKAIARADTLVTPINDSFIDFDLIGQVDAETYKVKRPGFYAELVWKARQARAKADGGSVDWVVLRNRLSSLEARNRKRVGAALNELSKRIGFRVAPGLSERVIYRELFPRGLTLLDMAALEDVSVSHVAARAELRALVEALALPALMRAAA, encoded by the coding sequence ATGTCGGCGCCGCATGTCATCGTCTTTGCCAATGAGAAGGGGGGGTCGGGGAAATCCACCAGCGCCGTGCATGTGGCGGTGGCGCTGTTGACGCTGGGGCATGAGGTGGCCGCGGTCGATCTCGATTCGCGGCAGCGGACGACGGCGCGGTACATGGAGAATCGGGCGGACTATGCCCGGCGCAAGGGGCTGGCGCTGGCGGTGCCGCCGGTGCGGGTGCTGGAGGAGGGCGACGAGGCGGGGCTGGCGGCAGCGATCGAGGGTGCGCCGCGGTTCCTGATTGTCGACACGCCGGGGCGTGATTCGGCGCTGGCGGTCAAGGCGATCGCGCGGGCGGATACGCTGGTGACGCCGATCAACGACAGTTTCATCGATTTCGACCTGATCGGGCAGGTGGATGCGGAAACCTACAAGGTGAAGCGCCCGGGATTCTATGCCGAGCTGGTGTGGAAGGCGCGGCAGGCGCGGGCCAAGGCCGATGGCGGCAGCGTCGACTGGGTGGTGTTGCGCAACCGTCTGTCGAGCCTGGAGGCGCGGAACCGGAAGCGCGTGGGCGCCGCGCTCAACGAGCTGTCGAAGCGGATCGGCTTCCGGGTGGCGCCGGGGCTTTCCGAGCGGGTGATCTATCGCGAGCTGTTTCCGCGCGGGCTGACACTGCTGGACATGGCGGCGCTGGAGGATGTGTCGGTCAGCCATGTCGCGGCGCGGGCGGAGCTGCGGGCGCTGGTGGAGGCGCTGGCGTTGCCGGCGCTGATGCGGGCGGCGGCCTGA
- a CDS encoding J domain-containing protein, whose product MGAFALLLAAGALVLALTGRLKRDGWRWVGGALGALLTGELFVKGQFIPAALVAVLTAWWVWRDGLRRKVATLPMDEMEARNILGVGPFAADAEIIAAHRRLISGVHPDRGGSAELARRVNAARDRLLRK is encoded by the coding sequence ATGGGGGCGTTCGCGCTGTTGCTGGCGGCCGGTGCGCTGGTGCTGGCGCTGACCGGGCGGTTGAAGCGCGATGGCTGGCGCTGGGTGGGGGGTGCGCTGGGGGCGCTGCTGACCGGCGAGCTGTTCGTGAAGGGGCAGTTCATTCCGGCCGCGCTGGTCGCGGTGTTGACCGCCTGGTGGGTTTGGCGCGACGGCCTGCGCCGCAAAGTGGCGACCTTGCCGATGGACGAGATGGAAGCGCGCAACATTTTGGGGGTGGGGCCGTTTGCAGCCGACGCCGAGATCATCGCGGCGCATCGCCGATTGATCAGCGGCGTGCACCCCGATCGCGGGGGTAGCGCAGAGCTGGCGCGCCGGGTTAACGCGGCGCGCGACCGATTGTTGAGAAAGTGA
- the pgmG gene encoding phosphoglucomutase/phosphomannomutase PgmG, translated as MNHQFHPTSLREYDIRGIVGDTLTEADAWAIGRGFGTVIARAGGRTVAVGYDGRLSSPPLEAALVRGLNESGVDAVRVGLGPTPMLYFSVYELGCDGGVMITGSHNPPDYNGFKMMLKDRPFFGADIRALGEAAAAGDWEAGSGSSRAHRIFERYVARLVEDFRGGAFRVGWDCGNGAAGPAVQALVAMLPGEHHVLFAEIDGAFPNHHPDPTEEKNLADLKRLVAEKGLDFGIAFDGDGDRIGAIDGEGRVVWGDQLLGILAEPVLRELPGATIIADVKASKALYDRVAELGGRPLMWKTGHSLIKAKMKEEDCPLAGEMSGHIFFKHRWYGFDDALYAAVRLIEAVHGLGGSLTALKSAMPAIVNTPEMRFPCSETRKFAVVDEVLARLRADGADVNDTDGARVTTVDGWWLLRASNTQDVLVARAEAADEAALARLTAAIDAQLALSGVERVIAGH; from the coding sequence GTGAACCATCAGTTCCATCCGACCAGCCTTCGCGAATATGATATCAGGGGGATCGTGGGCGATACGCTGACCGAGGCGGATGCCTGGGCGATCGGGCGCGGGTTCGGGACGGTGATTGCCCGCGCCGGCGGGCGGACGGTGGCGGTGGGCTATGACGGCCGGCTGTCCTCGCCACCGCTGGAGGCGGCGCTGGTGCGCGGGTTGAACGAGAGCGGCGTGGATGCCGTGCGCGTGGGGCTGGGGCCGACGCCGATGCTGTATTTCAGCGTCTATGAGCTGGGTTGCGACGGTGGCGTGATGATCACCGGCAGCCACAATCCGCCCGATTACAACGGCTTCAAGATGATGCTGAAGGACCGGCCCTTCTTTGGCGCGGACATTCGCGCCTTGGGGGAGGCGGCGGCGGCGGGCGATTGGGAGGCCGGGTCGGGATCGTCGCGGGCGCATCGCATCTTCGAGCGCTATGTGGCGCGGTTGGTGGAGGATTTCCGGGGTGGCGCGTTCCGCGTCGGCTGGGATTGCGGCAATGGCGCGGCGGGGCCGGCGGTGCAGGCGCTGGTGGCGATGCTGCCGGGCGAGCATCATGTGCTGTTCGCCGAGATCGACGGTGCCTTTCCCAACCACCATCCCGACCCGACCGAGGAGAAGAATCTGGCCGACCTGAAGCGGCTGGTGGCGGAGAAGGGCCTGGATTTCGGTATCGCCTTTGACGGTGATGGCGACCGGATCGGCGCCATCGATGGCGAGGGCCGGGTGGTGTGGGGTGACCAGTTGCTGGGCATATTGGCCGAACCGGTGCTGCGCGAGCTGCCCGGCGCGACCATCATCGCCGACGTGAAGGCGAGCAAGGCGCTGTATGACCGGGTGGCGGAACTGGGCGGGCGGCCGCTGATGTGGAAAACCGGGCACAGCCTGATCAAGGCGAAGATGAAGGAGGAGGATTGCCCGCTGGCCGGCGAGATGAGCGGCCATATCTTCTTCAAGCATCGTTGGTATGGGTTTGACGATGCGCTCTATGCCGCGGTGCGGCTGATCGAGGCGGTGCATGGACTGGGCGGCTCGCTGACGGCGCTGAAATCGGCGATGCCCGCCATCGTGAACACGCCGGAGATGCGCTTCCCGTGCAGCGAGACGCGGAAGTTCGCGGTGGTGGACGAAGTGCTGGCGCGGTTGCGCGCGGACGGTGCCGATGTGAACGATACCGATGGCGCGCGGGTGACGACGGTGGACGGCTGGTGGTTGCTTCGCGCCTCGAACACGCAGGATGTGCTGGTGGCGCGCGCGGAGGCGGCGGACGAGGCGGCGCTGGCGCGGCTGACGGCGGCGATCGACGCGCAACTGGCGCTGTCGGGGGTGGAGCGCGTGATCGCCGGGCACTGA